Genomic DNA from Clostridium sp. BJN0013:
GCTTACGCGCATAGGAGCACCACACAAAGCACATTTTAAAACCCCGGATAATAAAGATTTTTTAGAAGTTCCTTGTCTTGGATTGGCTTTCTTTTTATTTTTATTTAAACGAAATTGAACCTCTAGCCAGGTACTGCTATCTATAACTCCTTCGTGTTTTCCTACTGCAGCAATCCATTCAGTCTTTTTTTTAAGAACATACTTTGAATTACGTTTATTATAGGTCATAATACCATTACCATTAGGAGTGCCGCATGTAATTATGCCCGAATCTGATAAATATTTAAAAACTCCATCATCTGACTTAACATACACAGGATTTCTTAAAATATCATTTATAGACATAGATGCAAAATCTCCTCCGTTTTTACCCCTTATATTATTAGATAATAAGTATTTAAGAACTAAGGATATAGAGCCAAATTCTATATATTTATTGTAAATTAATTTAACTTTTTTAAGTTCTTCTTTTACAGGGGAAAGTTTATACATAGATTTTTCTTTCATTTCAGAGTTGTAATAAAGTATTTTTTCAGAGTTAAATCCTAGAGGAGTTTGCCCCCCAAGCCATCTTCCTGTTTTGGCAAGTTGAATCATATTATCTCTAATTCTCTCTGCTATGGTCTCCCTTTCTAGTTGGGCAAATACAGAGGCTATATATACCATAGCTTTACCCATAGGAGTAGAAGTGTCGAATTGCTCTTTTATACTTACAAAAGATATGTTATGTTGTTGTAGCAATTCTAATGTAGTTGAGAAGTCAGCGACATTTCTGCTTATTCTATCAAGTCTGTAACACATTAGGACGTCAAATTTTTTCTTTTTTACGTCTTTCAATAGTTCTTGAAACTTAGGCCTGTTTGTATTTCCACCTGAAAAGCCCTCATCCTCATATATTATAAAATTGTCATCTTTTAAATTTAAATTTTTTTCTCCATATTCTTTGCAGAGCTGAATCTGATTTTCAATAGATTCACCTTTGCCTGTGAATAATGATTTTCTACTATATATGGCTGCTTTTATGATAATCACATCCCTAAAAAATACTATAATTTATAAAAATAAATTTAAATGAGTTTAAATTTAATATAATTGTGGTATAATATATTTAAAAGAAGCCGTTGCGGTTTTAAGCAGTTTGTTTTTAGTTATTAAAGATGCACTTTGTAGGAAGGGTGCATTTTTAATTTTTTGAGTTTTTATCTTCAGCAGTTATAGAAATTTCATTTTCAGTTAACTTATGAACCGAAGACTTACCTTTAATTTCAAGTCTATCTTTTAAATATGTTCCTACAATCACCATAGCTGTTAAGCCAAGTGATGTAGCACATATAAATCCTAATGCAATGATAGTTTCACTCAAATTTGCCACCTCCTCTGTTGTCAGATTAACCGCAACGACCTCTTTTGTAAGAGATAAAACACTGGGAGGTGACTAACTAAAAACATTTTTATTCTCTTGGTAAATATTATAACATATTTTAGCTATAGCTTAATAATATATTTTTGTATAAATTAGATAAGATATAATGGATAATTCAACATATTTAGATAAAATATATATATTTTTTTATCTAAATATGGACAAATAGTTAACTATTTGTTACAATGTAATAGAAAATACATAATTTAAATAAAGGAACATTTGCAGTTCCTTCATTTAAATTAATCTTTTATTTATTAAATTTATATCAAATAGGTTTATAGCTGTAAGTTTTTTAATATCTTTTCTTTAAATCATTTAACAAACGCCTTGATCCAAGGTGGCTGATTGTTCGTCTTTATTCTTATCCAGGCTCTGTTTAAGTTTAAGTAGTTCAATATATTTTTCAGCTTCCTTTTTTAAATCATCATCTAAAGAAGTTATATCATCTATTAGTTTTTTATCTATTTCGGAAATTTTAGATTCATCAATGTTTCTATTATTTGAATTACCTAGTAGATAATCTATGTACACGTTAAATTTAATTAATATATCTATTTAATACTTCAATCAATCTATCTGAATATGAGTATAAATCATCTAAAGAATTTAATTCGTATTTTGTATGAGTTTTATCTTCATTGGGTAATGTCAGTATTTTTTTTACGTTAAGAGATAACCTGCAGATCCACTTTCTTGTATTACCATCAAATAAGACTCCAAAATATGATTCAGTATCTTTATATGTAATATGTGATAAATCGATAGTATTTCTAAGAATTGATTTTATTATTGCGTATGCTTCAAGTTCTTCTACTGTAGTGAGAACTTTATACTTATTTTCCACGATATCATCTGTAACAGCAATTTCTTCTTTTGATTTATCATTAACTTCTGGATCTGTTCCTTTTAGTGTTTCTCTAAATTTATCGCTCATAGTTTCATTAATAAATTGATTGAGTGATTTTTTTACTATAGGGATAAATTTTTCTATAATGGAAGATGTTCTTCTACCTTCGTATATTTCTCCTAATATATAATTAGCAAAATCCTCAGATGGTTTCTCTATTTGTTTTTTTAGAAAATCTTTTATAAGGCTTGTATATTTCAACTCTGATGCAGAATTAACGATGGCATCTATATCCAGTTCATCTTTAGAAAAGCGTTTTAAATATTCAATAGAACTGTCTTTTAAATCAAATAGATTAATTTCAAAGAATGGTTTTTCATCCATTTTATTTGGTTCATCTAAATCTGCGTAAAATCTATATTTTATACCATTAGTTAAAATTCTGAATTTAGCTGGTGACGTGGTATAATATCTAAAAAGTTGAGAGCCATGTTTATCAAGATTATCATTGCAGTCTTTTGCCTCCACAAGAATTATAGGAGCCCCATTTATAAGGATTGCATAATCAACCTTTTCACCTTTTTTTACACCATAATCAGCATCAAATTCAGGACAAAATTCTAGTGGATTAAAAACATCATAACCTAGCATTTGAAAAAATGGTAATATTAATGACTGCTTGGTTGCCTCCTCTGTTTTAATCTGAGTTACTAACATTTCAGCTCTATCTGATAATGCCTGTATTTTTTCTTTGATTTCCATTCAACTTCATCCTTTCTCATATGTTACATATAATTACAAAATTTTCTCAAAAGTGTAAAAATAAAAACTCAAAATTATAAACTTGAGTAAGTTACTTAATGCTATACAATTTATTAGCTATATTATCGGCAGAGAGCTCCATACACGTATACTGCATGTCCAATCCTATTATGTATCCGATACTAGGCATATCTTCAGCTATATGTTTTACTTCATGCAAGAAAACATGGCATTGAGTTTCATAATTTACATTGCCATTTAGTATGAGATGATAATTTTCACGTCTGCTTAAATAAACAAAACCTAATGTATTTGCTGGAATGCTGAAGGCTATGGTGGTCTTTATATCAAATTCATTCATAACTTCATAGAAAGGAATGTCTTCGTTTAAAAGTGCCCTTAACAAAGGCTTATCCAATATGTCCATAATATCATCCCCCATAACATTACAATTTAGTCTCTGAAATTTTTATTGGATAATTCTTTTATAAAATCGTAGGCTTTTTCACCTTTAGTTGATGTTTTAGAAATATTTTTAATAGCTCTATCATGCAAAGTGTAGTTTCTTTCTATTGTTTCATTTACTTCTGCAAATTTATGATCCATTTGCTCAGATAAATTTTTGTGACCTTCAGCCAGTAATTTTATATCTTTGCCTTGTTTTTCAAGCAGTACTGAATTCTTTTTAACTTCCGATTCTACAGAATTTATTCTCTCATTTACATTTTTAAATCCGTTTTGCATTTCAGTATGTATGCTTTTAAGATTCTGTTGCATTTCAGAATACATTTTAGTCATAAGATCAAAAGTTTTATCTTCTTCCACATTACTTCCCCCTTTCAATATATTTTATAGATGTGATATATGTTTATCCGTCATTTCTATCTTCTTCATCTTCAATTGCTTTTATAATTCTTATTATTTTTTTTATATCATTAGGAGGCATAGCCCTAGTTTGCTTAAATAGTAGTTTTAAATCTTCTCTATCTTTTAATGAATCCCAAAACTGAGCCAATTCAGGATCGTCATTTAAAGATTCAGTTATTTTATCGGCGGAGTCATATGAATTTTTAACATCCGTTCTTCCAAGTAAATAATCTATAGAAACGTTAAAATAATCAGCTATTTTTTTCTTTATAGAATCACTAGGAATTCTTTTGCCTGATTCGTATTGAGACAATGTTGTATTAGCTATGTTAAGTATTTTAGCCAATTCCAATTGGCTTATAGATTTTTCTTCACGTAAAATTCGTATTCTATTTCCTAATATATTATTTTCCATCTATTATTTTCCTTTCACAATTAGTGAATTTAAACTTATTATAGCAGATAGTTTATTAAAATATAATATTTTTCACAAAATGAGAATAAAGCATTGACTTTCTCATAATGTGAAAGTATAATAAAGATAAAGACTTTGCTTATTGTGAAACAAGGAGGTGATTGGAACGAACAATAAAATGAAATTTTATAGGCAAAAAAATAATCTAACTCAAGAAGAAACAGCTAAAAAGTTAGGTATCTCAGTTAGTGCCTATAATATGATAGAAAACGGTAATAGAGGAATATCTCTATTAAGGGCAAAGGAGTTAGAAAAAATATTTAAAGCTACAATGGATGAAATTTTTTTTAATAATAGCTTTCACAATAAGCAAAATATACAAGAATTCCAAAAGGAGGTCGTGTGATGGATGCAAAGCTCCATCTACCTAGCAGATTTAAGGTAAGCTATATCCATGATATTCTTACCAGTGGCACTTTCAATAAAAGCTACATCTTTTGACAGTATATCAACATCTTTTTTTATTGATTGTATATCACCGAAAATATTAGCTAAATCATGCTTCATATTTTCCTGTTCAGCTTTTATGACATCTACTTTATGTTCAAGAGCTTTAAGAATTTGAGTATTTTCAGATGTTTGAGATTGAAGTCCATCAAATTTGGATTCAAGCCCGTTAAGTTGAGATTGCATTGATTCGAGGACTTTTAATATTTTTTCTTCATTGTTCATGGAATCATTCCTTTCGATTTATTTTAAATACCAAAATCAAATATAGCTAATTCTCAGATGTAGAAAACTTGTTAAAGTTTTCAAGGAAATCATAAGCTTTTTCGCCTTTAGTTACAGCAGCTTTAATTGATTTTACATCACCGGATAATTCAGCAACAGCATGGGTTAAATTATCTATTTCAGCCTTATGTACTTGGGAGCTATGTTCTAATGCTTTGAGGATCTGAGTATTCTCTGATGTTTGAGATTTAAGACCATCAAATTTTGATTCAAGTGTACCAAATCGAGATTCAAGATTATTAAGACGTTCGTTGGTTTTATTTTGAGAATCAAGTATTTGTTGTAATAGTTTCTCGGTAGAAGGCATTTATATCATATCCTTTCAGAATTTATTTTAGGGATTGTATAAATTTAGATAACAACTCCAATTGCTCTGGACTAAGGTCACGAATAGCATCAAGTAGATTTCTTATTTCAGGAGTAATAGAAGATGAATTGAAGAAATCACTAATACTTATTCCAAAATAGTTGCATATTTTAAATAGATTATCTAAAGATGGTAATTTATTTCCGTTTTCAATTTGAGTTATGTATGAATTTGATAGACCTAAATCAAGACTTAATTTTCTACTAGAGATATTTTTACTCAATCTTAATTCAGTTATTCTTTTAGCAACAAAAGCTACATCATTCATAATATACCTGCTTTCTAATAGTTAGCATACTTAAGTTTATTTTATTAATTTTTATCCTTTTAAACAACGTAATTAATATAAATGCTAACTTTTAGTAAATATTTATATTGACATGCTAACTTAAAGTAAGTATAATGTAATTAAAGTTAGGAGGTGCATTTAAAAATGAACCTAAAAAATAATATTAAAAAATATAGAGCACAAAAAAATTTATCGCAAAGAGAGCTGGCAGAAAGAGCCAAAGTAACTCCTGCCTATATAGCGTTATTAGAAACTGGGGATAGAGAAAATCCATCTACAAATATACTGTTAAGGCTATCCATGGTATTAGAGGTATCAGTAAGCGAACTTTTGGGGCTAAACGAAGCAAAGGAGGTCGTGTGATGGATGAAGAGCGACAGGTTAATGAGACTGCTCCTGAAGTATCAGTTAAAGAGCAATCAGATTATACAACTGAATACAAAATAGATAAACCAGTACGTTTAATATTAACTACTGATAAAAATTTATATGATGAAATTATTAATAAAAGTAATGGGATACCACTTCCTATGGTTTGCTCATCTACAAAGGCCGTGGGAATTTGTTTAAGTCAATCCGGTCAGGCTTTGTACTTGGTTCAAATCCCTGTGGGTAAATAGGATCATCTGCTTTGTTCCATACAAATTGAATGAAAGTATGTACTTTAGCAAGATCCCAAGTACCATTGCATTTCCATCCAAGGGATGTGAATTTATTAAAGACTTCATCAAATTCAGATTGTTTCATACGTTCAATTGACAAATTGAATATATGCTCTTTCATTAATTATCACCACCTTTCTAAATATCAAAATCAATATTTTGAAAAACAGGTGATTTGAAAAACTCATACAAAGGAATTTCAACACCATAGCATATTTTTAAAATGGTTTTAAGTTGAGGATTTTTACTTTTACCATTAATTATACTATCTACCGTTGATTGTGTGAGTCCCGAAATAGATGCAAGTTTATTTACACTTATGTTTTTATTTTTGCATAGTTCAAGTATTCTTTCAGCTGTAGCTTCTGATATGTTCAATAATAACACCACCTGTTAACGAATTACCGTTAAAACAATTATATCAAAATAATAGAAAAACTTTTAACGATAGATCGTTGACAATTTATAAAAGTAATAATATAATAATATTAACGATACATCGTTAAGAAGTAAAAAGGAGGTTCTTAATAATGTTCGGCAAAAAACTTAGACAAGTAAGAACTAAACTCAAATGGTCACAGGCATTTTTATCTAAGAAAACCGGCATACCGCAAACTACAATTAGTGATATAGAAACCGGTAAAAGTATAGCCAATGTTGAACAAGCACTAAAGCTATCCCAAGCCCTAGAAGTACCGATAAGTAAACTGCTGGAGTTAGATGAAGTAAAGGAGGTCGTGTGATGAATGCAGATATTTTAAAAAGCTTAACAGAGCAATTTAATTTATTAAAAAATCAATGTCAGGAAATAGTTTCAAGCGAAACAATCGAACCTGAGCAATATGATTTTTTAATAAAAGCTTCTTTAGCTATGATTGATATTACTAACTGCTTGTCTGGTTATTATCAATTGAATCAAGAGTCTTACAAATAGACTTAATGGCGCTAGTAACAGTATTAATATTTGCACCAAAACCCCAGGAAACTGTATTGTTGTTATTTATAGTAGTTTTAGGGTTAGAGTTAATCATAGCAATGACAACATCCACAGCGAGTTCTTTATTGGTTTTTGACATAATAACATTCATTCCTTTCGCTGTGCTCAAGGCACAAAAATTAATGAAAGAGTGATTAAAATTACCAATTACTGTGAATAATATAGACAAGTATACAGGTGTACTACAGAGCACGGCGGGGTGAGTGTGATTGCACTTCACTGTAATCCGTATAATAACATGTGCCGATTACTCTTTTAAGTACAAATAAGTGTGCCCTAGGGCACGTAAGTTAATCTTTGTTTAAACAAAGACCGTTTAAAAGTATGAGTATTCAGTCAACACCTGTGTACTTTATTTTTTTATTTGTAGGTGATATAAATGTTAAAAATCGTTTATTCTATTTGTTGCGGTATTGATGTTCACAAAAAATTTGTAGTTGCAACTGTAACATCAACCAATGAGAATAACATCACTACCTATGCAACCAAACAATTCAGTACTTACTCAAAGAATCTTTTCCATTTAAAAGAGTGGTTATCTGAGCATAACTGTAAAGAAGTTTGTATGGAAAGCACCGGAAAGTACTGGATACCTATCTATAACATACTTGAAGATTCCTGTAATATTACTCTGGCTAACCCAAAGTACGTTAAAAACATTCCCGGCAAAAAAACTGATAAAAAAGATTCTCTATGGCTTGCAGACTTACATAAGCATGGATTAGTTAAAGGAAGTTTTATTCCTCCAAAGGCCATAAGAGAACTACGAGACCTTATGCGCTATCGCTTTAAACTTACAAATTTCCGTTCAAGTGAGAAAAACAGATTCCAAAATTCATTAACAGTTTCAAATATCATGATTTCAAGCGTAGTATCAGATACCTTTGGTAAATCATCATCAGCTATAATTAAATATGCCATGGAGCATCCTGATAAATTAGATATAGACTATACTCAATTTCTACACAAGAGTATGTTATCTAAGGCTGACGAAATTAAGATTGCTATGCAAGGAAGCATCTCTAAAAATCAAACAGCAAAGATGTCTGTATGCTTGAATCATTATGATTATATTAACAATTGTATTTCTCAACTTGATACTGCCATTTCATTAATTTCAAGTGAATTTAAGTCACAAATTGAGCTTATTGCTTCTGCCCCTGGGATAACTACACAATCTGCTACAACTATAATTTCTGAAATTGGAGTGGATATGTCAGTCTTTCCAGATGCTAAACATCTGTGTTCTTGGGCAGGTCTTACACCACAAAATAATGAAAGTGCTGGCAAAAAGAAAAGTGTTCGTATAAGCCGTGCCGGAGCTTATTTAAAGCCAATACTTATTCAGTGTGCTAATGCAGCAATAAAAAACAAGTCCTGCCCATACTTTAAATATCGTTATGAAAGTATAAAGAAAAGACGTGGGCACAAAAGAGCAATTATTGCTATAGCAAGAATGCTTTTAACCTGTATTTATAATATGCTTTTAAAAAATGAAGCCTTTGATAATTCTATTTATGAAAAATATCTAAAAAGAGAAAACACTTCTCGACATTTTCAACCTGATATAGATAGAATTATTTTATTTCTTCAAGCTCAAGGCTTTGAAGTAACAAAAGTAAGTCAAGAGATATCACCGAAAATAAGTTGATTTTTAATTATAAATAATATAAGTCTCTTTTTTTGACCTCATTTTAATAGGTCTTTTTGTCATGTTCAAAAACACCTGAATTTCTTTCAAGTTACCTCCCGTCCTTGAAAGCCTTGGCAGTTATTTTAAGAGCTTCAAGTTGGGAAGGGGTTAAATCCTTAGCACTATTTAAAAGTTCCTTGAGTTCAGGGGTAATGTTTTCTAATTCAAATTGAGAATCAGAAGAAAAAAGTTCAACAAGGGTGATATTAAGGGCTGAACATATTTTCGAAAGCGTAACTATGGTAGGGGATTTCTTACCAAGTTCAATTTCGCTTATTGTGGATTGTCCAAGACCTGCTTTTTTAGCAAGTTTATCAGCACTTAGATTTTTAGATGTTCTTATATTTCTAATTTTTTCACCAATTTGCATTTTTTAAACCGTCCTTTTTTATAATCGCTATAGCAATTATAACATATATTTTTATAATATTTTTATCGCTATAGTATTGACATTAAATCGCCAAAGCGATAAAATACAATTACAGGAGGTGTTCAAGGTGAATAAACTTACTAAGTTGAGAGAATCAAAAGGTTGGTCTCAACAAAAGCTAGCTGATAAATCAGGAGTATCACAAGCATATATAAGTGAACTGGAACTCGGGAGAAAAAATCCCACAGTTAAAATATTGCTAAAACTATCCCAAGCCTTAGAAGTATCGGTAAGTAAGTTGCTGGAGTTGGATGATACAGAACCAACTCAAAAAGAAGTAGTATAGCCAACTCACACAATAATTAAAACTGCATATAATACTGTAGCTAAGTATGCTTAAAAATACCGGGGAGGTGTTATTTTGCAAAAGCCAATAAACGTAAGAGTCCATTATCCAGAAGATCCTAAGCTGCTTGATGAATTGGAAACAAGGAAAGCAAGATCTTTTGTTAGGGCATTAGTGAGTGAATATGAACTACCTCCTGACCAGATAGATGAACTTATAGAAAGAATAAAGGAAAAACAAACAGTGGCTAGTTAAAGATTCATCTACCAGGGATAACAAACAAGTTAACTAAAGCTTAAATATCTTAATTTATATAATAAGTATATTTAAAGTAACAACTTAAATATAACAAACTTTAAAGTAGATATAAATATGGTAAAATCTACATTTTAAAAAATATCTATCAAAGATTCTACAGCGAAGGGAGGTGACAGAAAGAGTGATAGGAACTGCAATAAAAGAAGCTAGGGAAGAAAGGGGGATGACACAAGAAGAATTAGGGCAACTAAGTTTTTTATCAGACAAAATGATAAGCGCTATAGAGACAGGCAGGAGGAGACTAACAAAAGAGAATTTAAAAAACATTTGTAAAGAGCTTGATGAACCAAGGCTTTATTTTGAAGCAGCAAGTGAAGTTACTGGTGATGTTTTTACATTACATTGGTTGGATGGTGAAGCTACTGATTTACACAGGGCTTCTGTAAAGGACAAGGTAATAGAAGAATTAGACGAAGCAATAAAAGCAATAAATTTAACAAAACTTTATAAAAAACCAATTTGTTGTAATTCAGAGGATAAAGAAATTATAGAAGAAAGCATACAGGAGACAATAGATGTTTACATTGCAAGTGCTATTTACATAGCAATAATGTGCAAAGAATATAGTGTAAATATTAAAGGAATGTTTGATCAGCAGAAAGAAAAAATGATTACTCGCAGATACATTAAAAGATAAGAATATCCGCTACTATATAAAAATTATTTTGTAGATAAATGCAAAAACTTCTCCAATATATTCTATGCTGCAAAGTAAAAATTATTACTATTAAAAATAAAAAACGAAAGGATGGTCTAAGTTGGCAAAATACAAACTACGTGAAAAAGTAAGATTTGAATTTAAGTGCCACGAAACCAGGGTAGGAACTATAAAGAAAGTTAAAAAAGGATTGTTCGGTACTAAGTATCTAATTACAGTTGCATATTCAAGTTCTTTATTAGGTACAAATTCAAATACATGCTTTTACTGGATGAAGGAAGATAAAATAATTGAGAATCTTCCACCTGGTTATAAAGGGTGGTACTAGAGGTGACACACAATGAGGATAAAGGATTTGCTAAATTCCAGACAGGAATTTGGAAACACAGCAAGAACAATTGTTAAAACGCTATGTTACCCATATGATGATGCGGATTACTACGCCGATTCTTTAGAAAGATTACCATTAAATAAATATTCTGAGGAATTGAAGAATATGGAACGACCATGTAGGAGGAAAAGGAGGAAGGTAGATGTTTAACCAGAGATACAGAGCTTACCTTAAAGCCACAGGTATAGACCCAAGCAAAGTAAGAGGATATCAATACATGGCGTGGCTTGAAGATATGTGGGACCAATTTGTGGAGGAGAAAGGTATCAAAACAGATTTTAACTTAGATGGGGAATATGCTGGTGAATTTGACAATTGGATGGAGAAGAAAGTTGGGAAGGAGGCAGTATGAATGGATTTAAGTAAATTATCTACAAATGATTTAAAGAACGCTATCTGGACTTATAACAATGGTATGGTTCCAATTGGAGGGCTAGATGTAATGCGATATCGCAAGGAGCTTATTCTTAGAGGCGAAGATGGCAAAGGATATGGAGAGGAGTAGTAATGAAGTACTTAGATAAAAAAGGTAATGAGATATTTGTAAGTACTGGCTTAGGCAGTGAATACGGAACTTTTAGAAAAAGTAAGAATGGTGGATTGCACAGAGTGAAGTCTCCATCAATGCCAATGGTTTCATCCAGAGAAGAGGCACAGGAAAATTTAGATGCGTGGGCTAGGAAAAATGGATTGAAGGTAGCAGGAAAGCAGGTGCAGTCATGACCATAGAAGTTGCTAGAGATAAGTTACATGAATGTATTGATTTATATGACTTATCAGGTATTAGAACTTTAGAAGTTAGTCAGGAAATGGACGAGCTTGTAAATGCAGAAATGAGAAAAATGAAGGAGGGAAAATATGACACAGCTAGGAACTCAAGTGATGGGAATATACAGCCTTATAGCAGTTATTGCACTAGCTATATATCACACAATCAGATTTAAAAGAGAAGATGATGCAGAGAATCAATTAACCATAGTTGTTTTGATACCGGTGATTATATTCTTGGCAAATGTTATTTAAAGAGGAGGCAAATAGATGAGAGACAAAGAGTTTGTGAAGCTGCAGAAGGAAAATAAAAATCTAAAAGCACTTTTAGAAGAAAGCTTTGATTTTATAGAATTCTATAGAGAAAGAGCAAGGTACTTGGAAGGTGTGTACAAGCAGTTGGATATTAAGAAGGATTAGGAGGTTGGAGTAGATGCAAAGAAAAATTGAATTCAGATGCTGGGATAAATGGACAAAACAAATGTTACCAGTGTTAAGTATAGATTGCAAGGAAACTTATTCTTCGGAAAGAGGAAATATCGTATTAATGCAGTACACAGGATTGAAAGACAAAAATGGTGTAGAAATTTATGAGGGCGATATAGTAACAGATGGCATAATTAATTACGTTGTTGCTTTTTATATGGGCTCATGGCGTTTAAAACGAAATATAAAGGGTGACACATGGTGGAAATCTTTATACAGATATATTACAAACTATAAGTATAAAGTTATTGGTAACATTTATGCTAACCCAGAGCTTTTAAAAGAAGGTGAGTAACATGGATGCACTTACAGAAGATAA
This window encodes:
- a CDS encoding YopX family protein; translated protein: MQRKIEFRCWDKWTKQMLPVLSIDCKETYSSERGNIVLMQYTGLKDKNGVEIYEGDIVTDGIINYVVAFYMGSWRLKRNIKGDTWWKSLYRYITNYKYKVIGNIYANPELLKEGE